One window from the genome of Natrialba magadii ATCC 43099 encodes:
- a CDS encoding serpin family protein, giving the protein MSQGHTDRRTMLALSGAFLAGMAGCTGTAPDSEDEAGNGDSNGTEPDGETGGSDSDIDFDGEFPELEFVTDPDLEDDLLAAQIRHNVAFSLDLLSQLRADRPDENLFFSPYSVSVALAMTYAGARGETADEMREALRYDLPGSGDDWSTATGSDDATLHAAFGALESEFDRRNEDGEEVDQPRADSDGDDDGATENEDVDDSEDELGFQLSSANAVWAAEDHPFDDAYFDLLDAYYGAGEHLVDFSGSPEAAREEINTWVEERTNDRIEDLLPQGSVDASTRLVLTNAVYFLAAWKHDFDPANTEPETFTGLAGAETEVEMMHQTAQLRYAEHDGHQFVELPYANEETSMVIIFPAEDEFESFEESFSVDVLAAMLDDASASQVDLAMPKFGIESKFSLVEIMQDLGMQRAFTTSADFSGMVDGETSDLFIGDIVHQSFVEVDEEGTEAAAATAVTMPVSAPTNQVELVLNRPFLFYIRDQPTETPLFLGRVVDGETIED; this is encoded by the coding sequence ATGTCACAGGGTCACACCGATCGGCGGACGATGCTCGCCCTCTCCGGTGCCTTTCTCGCGGGGATGGCCGGCTGTACAGGGACGGCTCCCGATTCGGAAGACGAGGCCGGAAACGGGGATTCGAACGGAACCGAACCCGACGGCGAGACAGGTGGGTCCGACTCCGATATCGACTTCGACGGCGAGTTTCCTGAACTCGAGTTCGTCACTGATCCCGACCTCGAGGACGACCTGCTCGCAGCACAGATTCGACACAACGTTGCGTTCTCGCTCGACCTACTTTCGCAGCTCCGAGCGGACCGACCGGATGAGAATCTCTTTTTCTCCCCGTACAGCGTCTCCGTGGCGCTGGCGATGACCTACGCCGGTGCGCGCGGTGAGACGGCCGACGAGATGCGCGAGGCACTGCGGTACGATCTGCCGGGAAGTGGCGACGACTGGTCGACAGCAACCGGATCCGATGACGCGACTCTCCACGCAGCCTTCGGTGCACTCGAGTCCGAGTTCGATCGGCGAAACGAAGACGGGGAGGAAGTCGACCAGCCGCGGGCTGATTCGGATGGAGATGACGACGGCGCTACCGAGAACGAAGACGTGGACGACAGCGAGGACGAGCTGGGCTTCCAGCTCTCGAGTGCCAACGCCGTCTGGGCGGCTGAGGATCATCCGTTCGACGACGCGTACTTCGACCTCCTCGATGCCTACTACGGGGCCGGCGAGCACCTCGTGGACTTCTCGGGCAGTCCCGAAGCAGCGCGAGAGGAGATCAACACCTGGGTCGAGGAACGGACGAACGACCGCATCGAGGACCTTCTGCCTCAGGGCTCGGTGGACGCCTCGACGCGGCTCGTGCTGACGAACGCGGTTTACTTCCTCGCGGCCTGGAAGCACGATTTCGACCCTGCGAACACCGAGCCGGAGACGTTCACCGGGCTTGCTGGTGCCGAGACCGAGGTCGAGATGATGCACCAGACCGCCCAACTGCGCTACGCCGAGCACGATGGTCACCAGTTCGTCGAACTTCCCTACGCCAACGAGGAGACGAGCATGGTCATTATCTTCCCCGCAGAGGACGAGTTCGAGTCCTTCGAGGAGTCGTTCTCGGTGGACGTCCTCGCGGCGATGCTCGACGATGCCTCGGCCTCACAGGTCGACCTCGCGATGCCGAAGTTCGGTATCGAGTCGAAGTTCAGTCTCGTCGAAATCATGCAAGACCTCGGGATGCAGCGAGCATTCACCACCAGCGCAGATTTCAGCGGGATGGTTGACGGTGAGACGAGTGACCTCTTCATCGGCGATATCGTCCACCAGAGTTTCGTCGAGGTGGACGAGGAGGGAACCGAAGCCGCCGCGGCGACGGCCGTCACGATGCCGGTTTCGGCTCCAACGAATCAGGTCGAACTGGTGCTCAACCGGCCGTTTCTCTTCTACATCCGTGACCAGCCGACCGAGACGCCGCTGTTTCTGGGTCGTGTCGTCGACGGTGAGACAATCGAGGACTGA
- a CDS encoding lipoate--protein ligase family protein, translating to MRVLRGRADTIDADRRASESLLEFAANGEPAVRVWRPHRQVAFGRRDRRQEGYDEAYEAAREHGFAPIERAVGGRAVAYDGETSIAFARADPVDDFRRGTDARYERTTNATERALSELGVDAERGEPADAFCPGSHSVSAGLTADAEPSLGKLVGLAQRVRQDAAVTAGIVLVDNRELIGTVLESVYSALGIAFDPDSVGSIAAVGGEAEPAVVRARFEDELVGDVDSEAVTVESVPVEGDGDPADSGQSNGGPAAQQPDADVVDDRSM from the coding sequence ATGCGAGTGCTTCGCGGCCGCGCCGACACGATCGACGCAGACCGGCGGGCAAGCGAGTCGCTACTCGAGTTCGCCGCCAACGGCGAACCCGCAGTTCGGGTCTGGCGACCGCACCGACAGGTCGCCTTCGGCCGGCGTGATCGCAGGCAAGAGGGGTACGACGAGGCTTACGAGGCCGCACGCGAGCACGGATTCGCACCGATCGAGCGGGCGGTCGGTGGCCGCGCGGTCGCCTACGACGGCGAGACATCGATTGCGTTCGCGCGCGCTGACCCGGTCGACGACTTCCGGCGCGGGACCGACGCGCGCTACGAACGAACCACGAACGCGACGGAGCGGGCACTCTCCGAATTGGGTGTCGACGCCGAGCGCGGCGAGCCGGCGGATGCGTTCTGTCCCGGCTCGCACTCTGTCTCAGCCGGGCTCACCGCCGACGCGGAACCATCACTCGGCAAACTCGTCGGCCTCGCCCAGCGCGTTCGGCAGGACGCCGCCGTCACGGCAGGAATCGTGCTCGTCGATAACCGCGAGCTGATTGGAACGGTACTCGAGTCGGTCTACAGCGCGCTCGGGATTGCGTTCGACCCCGACTCGGTGGGGTCGATTGCAGCGGTCGGTGGCGAGGCGGAGCCGGCTGTTGTCCGTGCGCGGTTCGAGGACGAACTTGTCGGCGATGTCGACTCGGAGGCCGTCACTGTCGAGTCTGTGCCGGTCGAGGGCGATGGTGATCCGGCAGATAGCGGTCAGTCCAACGGTGGTCCGGCGGCACAGCAACCGGATGCCGATGTGGTAGACGACAGATCGATGTGA
- a CDS encoding DUF7529 family protein: MRNDAPTADDRWTELLTDANAIAAEYDDDGWESVVLEPSSVSPSEAEERFGLNVSIDRETFEQVEAHVADSEATFGDAEVYYLPVDEDGTTHDDSRRFALAVERDADNSIAVFVPVTYTLPEAKTVFETALLEEQLLLHVRATDADETDPWVTFSHDDPSLFLSKSDVQSWEFSPGE; the protein is encoded by the coding sequence ATGAGGAACGACGCACCCACAGCCGACGACCGGTGGACGGAACTGCTCACCGACGCGAACGCAATCGCCGCGGAGTACGACGACGACGGCTGGGAGTCGGTCGTTCTCGAGCCATCGTCGGTCTCACCGAGCGAGGCCGAGGAGCGTTTCGGGCTCAACGTTAGCATCGATCGAGAGACGTTCGAGCAGGTTGAAGCGCACGTCGCGGATTCGGAGGCGACGTTCGGCGACGCGGAGGTGTACTATCTACCGGTCGACGAGGATGGCACCACTCACGACGACAGCCGTCGCTTCGCACTCGCCGTCGAACGCGACGCCGACAACTCGATCGCTGTGTTCGTCCCGGTGACTTACACCCTCCCCGAAGCGAAAACAGTCTTCGAGACGGCACTCCTCGAGGAGCAATTGCTGCTCCACGTTCGGGCGACCGATGCGGACGAGACGGACCCGTGGGTGACGTTTTCGCACGACGATCCGTCGCTGTTTCTCTCGAAGTCGGACGTGCAGTCGTGGGAGTTCTCGCCAGGTGAGTGA
- a CDS encoding DUF5806 family protein — protein sequence MDEDGPKVSTESDRSTGTNADADSDGESAGDQSQTVAESSPTEQSSSEDQARAGDDTDPLPNVPDTEPEESDVPEDVQKYARFKKMDGAQYDRVNEFLRDRTYITAREWAIARLCSDFRTETGVEMTKIGENLPELVPFMTDTYTPQAVNQARSSFEDKVRTAGATFLYGAMCDFFTAEELDDVMYESTEVAKFLLEVEGVDLSVEDELEAEERISSVMREVREASEELREQEGTGEDEAE from the coding sequence ATGGACGAGGACGGCCCGAAAGTCAGCACGGAGTCGGACCGATCGACCGGGACCAACGCCGACGCCGACAGTGACGGTGAATCAGCGGGGGACCAATCACAAACCGTCGCCGAAAGTTCGCCTACGGAGCAATCGAGCAGCGAGGACCAAGCACGAGCGGGCGACGACACTGACCCACTACCGAACGTCCCGGACACCGAACCCGAAGAGTCCGATGTCCCCGAAGACGTCCAGAAGTACGCCCGTTTCAAGAAGATGGACGGCGCGCAGTACGACCGAGTCAACGAGTTCCTGCGCGATCGAACCTACATCACCGCCCGCGAGTGGGCCATCGCGCGGCTCTGTTCTGACTTCCGGACCGAAACCGGCGTCGAGATGACCAAAATCGGCGAGAATCTGCCCGAACTCGTGCCGTTCATGACCGACACCTACACGCCCCAGGCAGTCAACCAGGCCCGTTCCTCCTTCGAAGACAAGGTCCGAACCGCCGGCGCAACCTTCCTCTACGGCGCGATGTGTGACTTCTTCACCGCCGAAGAACTCGACGACGTGATGTACGAGTCCACCGAAGTCGCAAAATTCCTGCTGGAGGTCGAGGGCGTCGACCTCTCCGTCGAGGACGAACTCGAGGCCGAAGAACGAATCTCCAGTGTGATGCGCGAGGTTCGCGAGGCAAGCGAGGAATTGCGCGAACAGGAAGGAACAGGAGAAGACGAGGCGGAGTAA